The following coding sequences lie in one Apium graveolens cultivar Ventura chromosome 3, ASM990537v1, whole genome shotgun sequence genomic window:
- the LOC141710957 gene encoding MYB-like transcription factor ETC3 isoform X2, protein MDKECLTTQQKPTTSQSQDTGNTTLEFVKMTDEEEDLIFRMYRLVGQRWHLIAGRVPGRKPEEIQRFWMVKHQLALQNGSWNAGEPLVLETSYRGEA, encoded by the exons ATGGACAAAGAATGCCTAACAACTCAACAGAAACCCACCACTTCTCAGTCCCAAG ATACTGGTAATACAACCTTGGAGTTTGTTAAGATGACTGATGAAGAGGAAGATCTCATCTTCAGAATGTATAGGCTTGTTGGCCAAAG GTGGCATTTGATAGCTGGTCGTGTTCCAGGAAGAAAACCCGAAGAAATTCAAAGATTTTGGATGGTGAAACACCAGCTGGCACTACAAAATGGAAGCTGGAATGCCGGAGAACCTCTGGTGTTGGAAACTAGTTATAGAGGGGAGGCATAG
- the LOC141713046 gene encoding RNA polymerase sigma factor sigE, chloroplastic/mitochondrial, which yields MGVVTVSSSAARTPLGSMTRLSKYSFSTKRTSISMFKTDKTKNKALVAPKDAVSSVIEKSKGKRKVLGQSKKPLERVQAFSVAEAPSCPLDLDYYEAAAKLENIYKRSATPELYDGQDKDHGAKTVQKRRKKKIDEDEKTETKSIDNVVRSQKTDSKRLNLKKRIELRIVREAEAQSAARRRKLTGENEIEKINRLVREYSVSTDLVSLDWKKMKIPPVLSSSEHTWLFKLMQPMKAILLVKDNLRNDLGREPTDSELAQATGMNVVQLRKQVAVGQAARSKLIKHNLRLVLFVMNKYFQEFANGPKFQDLCQAGVKGLITAIDRFEPKRRLQLSTYGLFWIRHAIIRSMTLASFTKVSFGLESVRAEIQKAKLQLMFELDREPTEEEITEKVGISMERYNEVMRASKPVGSLHSRHSVTQEEFISGITDFEGAGGDKRRQPALLRLALDDVLDSLKPKESLVIRQRYGLDGKGDRTLGEIGGNLNISREMVRKHEVKAFMKLKHPTRVDYLRRYIL from the exons ATGGGAGTTGTCACTGTTTCCAGTTCTGCTGCGCGCACTCCACTAGGATCAATGACAAGATTATCAAAGTACTCATTTTCTACTAAAAGAACATCGATTTCAATGTTTAAAACGGATAAAACTAAGAATAAAGCTTTGGTTGCTCCTAAAGATGCTGTGTCTTCTGTCATTGAGAAATCTAAAGGAAAGCGAAAGGTACTTGGACAAAGTAAAAAGCCATTAGAAAGAGTACAAGCTTTCTCTGTAGCTGAAGCACCTTCATGTCCCTTGGACTTGGACTATTACGAAGCTGCGGCTAAGCTCGAAAATATTTACAAGCGTAGTGCCACACCTGAATTGTATGATGGACAAGATAAAGATCATGGGGCGAAGACAGTCCAAAAGAGGAGGAagaagaagattgatgaagatGAGAAAACAGAAACTAAAAGTATTGATAATGTAGTGCGAAGTCAGAAGACTGATTCCAAGAGACTGAATCTTAAGAAAAGGATTGAGTTGAGGATAGTCAGAGAGGCTGAAGCCCAGTCTGCAGCCAGGAGGAGGAAGCTTACCGGGGAAAATGAGATTGAAAAAATCAACAGGCTGGTGAGGGAATATTCTGTTTCTACTGACTTGGTGAGCTTGGACTGGAAAAAAATGAAGATCCCACCAGTTCTTTCTTCTTCAGAGCACACCTGGTTGTTTAAGTTAATGCAACCTATGAAG GCAATCCTGTTGGTGAAAGATAACTTGCGAAATGATTTGGGCAGAGAACCAACTGATAGTGAGTTAGCACAGGCAACAGGTATGAATGTTGTTCAACTGAGGAAGCAAGTAGCCGTTGGCCAAGCTGCACGTAGCAAACTGATTAAG CACAATCTTCGCCTTGTACTGTTTGTAATGAACAAGTATTTTCAAGAGTTTGCAAATGGCCCGAAATTTCAAGACCTCTGTCAAGCAGGGGTGAAAGGTCTTATTACTGCCATTGATCGCTTCGAACCAAAAAGGAGGTTGCAGCTTTCAACATATGGCCTCTTTTGGATCAGACATGCCATCATAAGATCCATGACCCTCGCAAGCTTTACAAAAGTTTCTTTTGGTCTTGAGTCG GTGAGAGCAGAAATACAAAAAGCGAAACTGCAGCTGATGTTTGAATTAGATAGAGAGCCGACTGAGGAAGAAATAACAGAAAAAGTAGGAATTTCTATGGAAAGATACAATGAAGTAATGAGGGCATCAAAGCCTGTTGGATCTCTCCATTCAAGGCATTCTGTAACGCAAGAAGAGTTTATTAGTGGAATTACTGATTTTGAAGGAGCAGGAGGGGATAAAAGAAGACAGCCTGCTCTTCTTCGATTAGCTCTTGATGATGTG CTTGATTCTCTGAAGCCCAAAGAAAGCTTAGTGATCAGGCAAAGATATGGGCTTGATGGTAAAGGTGATCGTACATTGGGAGAGATAGGTGGCAATCTGAATATATCTAGAGAAATGGTCAGAAAACACGAAGTTAAGGCATTCATGAAACTCAAGCATCCAACTCGAGTGGATTATCTCCGGAGGTATATATTGTGA
- the LOC141710957 gene encoding MYB-like transcription factor ETC2 isoform X1, whose amino-acid sequence MYMYFLHFSYAFINSCLVFICIAVYVTSVFLTSILLWLTSANLYGMTDTGNTTLEFVKMTDEEEDLIFRMYRLVGQRWHLIAGRVPGRKPEEIQRFWMVKHQLALQNGSWNAGEPLVLETSYRGEA is encoded by the exons atgtatatgtatttcCTTCACTTTAGTTATGCTTTCATAAATAGTTGCTTGGTGTTCATATGTATAGCAGTTTATGTGACATCTGTTTTCTTAACGAGCATATTGTTATGGCTTACAAGTGCAAATTTGTATGGAATGACAGATACTGGTAATACAACCTTGGAGTTTGTTAAGATGACTGATGAAGAGGAAGATCTCATCTTCAGAATGTATAGGCTTGTTGGCCAAAG GTGGCATTTGATAGCTGGTCGTGTTCCAGGAAGAAAACCCGAAGAAATTCAAAGATTTTGGATGGTGAAACACCAGCTGGCACTACAAAATGGAAGCTGGAATGCCGGAGAACCTCTGGTGTTGGAAACTAGTTATAGAGGGGAGGCATAG